The stretch of DNA TGTTAAAAACAGAAGGATTAAGACAATATTATATAGATCGGCCTTGCCCATCCAGGCGCTTAATAGGGAATAAAGGATCCATAGTGGATATCCCGCAATGTTTAGCCATTTTCTTATTGGATTGACTCTAACATATTTTTTTAATTCCTGATCATGAAGGACAGATTTTCTCCATTTTTTAAAAGTCTGATGAAATTTTTTTTCAGCTTGTTTATACTCTTTTTCTAAACGCCAGTTTTTCTGCCTTTCTGTTTTTGTTGGAAAAGGGAGCTGATCCAAGGAGAAGCTTTTTTTACCTGTATTATCTATTGTAAATAACCAGTCAATAATGTCTCTCTCATAATGTCTTAGCTTCTGTTCATCCTTTAAAAGGGTAAAGTGATAAGTGTGATCTGGTGCCTCTTCATCCTCCAAATAAGAAGCTCTAGCTAATGTGTGTTCCATTGAAATAATCCCGCTTTGGTGGAGACGGAATAAAGAACTGATTATGTCACTATGCTGCAGCTGACTTTTGCGATGAAGGACAGCAAGGGTAAATGAATCCATCTCCCCAAGATTAGCGATTGGAACGCCTTTATGAAATAACCGATAAAGCCTTCTTGGATAGAAGATTGTTATGAATAATAAGAGGATAGCCATTCCTAAAAATACATCATTAATATTTTCAACAACTGGCTCCCAGCGGCTTCTCTTTGCAAACCATTTTTGATAAGCCTCTTCTTCACTTAAAAAGGTTGAAAGCATAGGTTCCTTTTCTGTAAAACTTGCATTTTTTAAGAAATCTTCAGGAAAAAGATAGCGAATTTCTACTGTTTTCTCTGCTGGTAAAAGTTTATTTTCGTAAATAAACCCATACTGCGAAGACTTTTTGAGGCTTCCGCCAGTTAAGTCATGTAAGAAGGCTTGGCCTTTTAATGTTGTGGACAGGTCGTGATAAAGAGCCATTCGAATTGTTAAATGATGCAAATCGGATTCATTCATTTCATCGAAAAAACGCCAGTAAAATTGCCCAGTATCTTCATATTTAGTTGCTGCACCCTCAATCAAATAACGATAAAAAACCTTTTTCGTTTCATCTTTGGAGGCTGTATGAACCTTATAGGTTAAGTCTTCCCTTTCCACCTTTAATGGCTTTAACGTTTTCGGGTCATAATTTAATAGCTTCATATCTTTTGGAGCGAGATATCCTTCAAAAAATTTAACACCTTGATGATCATCATTTCCTATCGTTCGAGTCGTTCCATTAAATTCGCCTTCAAAATGATAAGTAAATAGTTCCTCGACATATAAGTCACCATTATCTAGTAAAAAAGCATGGATATCTACCTGATCAATTGAGAAGGATTCTGCCTCCGCTAGCATCGGATGAAATAATAATACAATCACTAATAAGCAAAAAATCGAATAAGTGAGCTTCAACCGACATTCCCTCCAATTTCCAATTTTTATAAAATTTATTATAAAGTAATGAAGAGCTTGTGAATATGCACAAAACCATTTTGAATCTTTATTCCTAAATTCGGAAGTTCTGTTCTATCTTTTATCCTAAATATTACAATTGAGTTCTTGTTACTTATTTACTATTTTAGTAAATTTAATAAAAATAAATGGAAAATGGAGTAAAATTGAACGTGTGACACGAAGTATCTGTCATTACAGGAAAAAAATAGTGAAATATTCATAGAATCTATAGCTAAATCAAAAGCGTAAATAAACAAAAATATTATATTTATTGAGGTGATACTATGATTAAACGTGCTATTACGGTGACGAGTATTTTACTGCTATTCCTTACAGGCTGCTCTGACAAGAAGGACGTCAGCAAAGAGAAGCCAGAAGCAGAGACAGACGTAGAAGCAGTGACAGCACCGCAAAAGAAAGAAGAAAACAAGCAGCCGGAAGTGAAGGAAGAAACGGCATTAACAGAAATAGAGGCAGTGAAAATACCTGCTACAATTGAGGAATTTGCAAGCTCGATGTCGGGGCAATTAACGAAGGATTTTCCATACGATAAAGAAACAGCATCATGGCCAAGTACGAACACATTAAAAGGAATAGAGGATGAATTAACTGAGCATTTACGTGCTGCAGCAAAAGCAACGGGTGATACCGATATTCTATTTAAATCTTTCATTTATTACTTAGGAAACAGTGCATACGATGAGGTTGTTCCTGAGCTCATGGCATTTAAACCACAGTTTGATGAGCCGTACTTGCCTGAACCTGAGGAAGTATCAGAAAACAAAGCTATTCAAGAGAAAGCAGCTCCTTCAAAGGCAATTATCATGCTAGATGCCAGCTCGAGTATGCTGCTTAACGTAGACGGAGAACAGAAAATGAAAATTGCCAAAAGTGCTGTTCGCAGCTTCGCTAAAACAATTGGCGCAACGAGTGAGGTTTCGCTTTATGTTTATGGACACGCTGGGTCACAGGAAAATAAGGATAAGCAATTATCGTGCTCAAAGATAGAAGAGGTGTATCCATTACAAAAATATCACGAAGAAAACTTTTATAAAGCAGTTGATGGCGTTGAGGCTAAAGGCTGGACGCCTTTAGCAGGAGCTCTTAATAAAGCAAATGAAGTCAGTCAATCAATGGATGGAGATATAACACTATATATTGTGAGTGATGGCGCTGAGACATGTGATGGGAATCCCGTTGAAGAAGCAAAACAATTTGTTCAAGGTGAAGAGAATCGCAAAGTAAATATTATCGGATTTGATGTGGATGAAAAACATGAGAATCAATTAAAAGCTGTTGCGGAGGCAGGTCAAGGCGAGTATTTCTCAGCAAAGAATACAGAGGAGCTAAAGAATACAGTTATCCAAAAATGGGTACCTCCAGGCATGATCGAAATTATGGGGAAGCAATGGGCCTCTCCAAAGGGGACATTTGCAATATTTTGGCAGGATATGGATGTTGATAAAATGTCTCAGAAAATTTCTTATGCAATCAATGTAGAACAAGGCAGGTTCAGGGATGCAGCTAATGTGATGCTAATAGAGAAAATGATTACTGAGGAACAAAAAGATAGGTTAATAAACAAAATTGAGGAGCATAAGGAAAAATTGGAACAGCTTAATGGGCAATTAAAAGAGCAAAAGAAAATGGAAATTGATGCTGAGGTCAATCGAATTGATCAGAAAATCAATGATTGGGCAAAACGGATGGAGCTCTTGCGAGAGGAAAATAAAAAATAATAAATAAGGAGGACAGGATAAGGGGGATATATAGAAGTGGAAATGGTTTGTGTTTTCACATAAATATAGGCATATAATGAGATGAAAACAGAAATACTGGGGGAAATCATGAAGAGAACAGCAGAGTTTGTATTAGGCCTAGTAGGTGGAATTATTGGCATCCTTGTAGCACTTTCAGCATTATTTGTTGCATTTATCGGCTTTTTGGCCGATGATGCAGGGGCTGCAACGGTGATTGTAATCATTGCATTTATTTTTTTAATTATTCAAGTGGCTGCACTTATTATGAGCTGCCTTGTGAATCGGATGGACCATAAGCTTTTTGGGGGATTAATGATTACGTGTGGGATCCTATCGTTCCCGGTCTCAATCTTCCTTATGTTTATTCCAAGCGTTCTTTACATCATATCCGGTGCGCTTGGTTTGCGAGTACTTGAAGCAGAACCAAAGTCCATGGAATTAGACACCTACTAATGTAAAAATGGAATCTCCGAAAAAAATTTTCAGAGACTCCATTTTTTTTAGGAGCTAGAAATATTCAAATGATTGTACGAAAGAGAAAATGAATTTATATAAGGTACTGCTTGGCTTTTCTAATGAGTTCAGCCAATTATGTTGACCTTACATTAATGAATCCATTTTTAATAATGTAAAAGTTTAGAAGAATATTACAGGAATTTGACAGAATATATCGAATTAAATAGAAGGAGACAGCTAGCAGTAAAAAAATTGCTAGTATAAGTATTTTTATAGATTACAGGAGGTATTATATGAATCGAAATTACATGCATCCTATGATAGAGAAAGTAATAAGCAATATTGAAAAAGTCATGATCGGGAAACGAAATGTTGCGGAATTGAGCATAATCGCTTTACTGGCTGAAGGGCATGTATTACTAGAAGATGTTCCGGGTGTTGGAAAAACAATGATGGTCCGCGCACTTGCGAAATCTGTTGGGGCAAATTTCAGAAGAATTCAGTTTACTCCGGATTTGCTGCCGTCAGATGTAACAGGTGTTTCCATATATAATCCGAAGGAAATGGAGTTCCAGTTCAGACCAGGGCCAATTATGGGGAATATTATTTTAGCGGATGAAATCAACCGAACTTCTCCGAAAACACAATCTGCTCTCCTTGAAGGGATGGAGGAAAGCAGTGTAACCATTGATGGGGTCACTCATCGTTTAGAAAAACCGTTTTTCGTTATGGCGACCCAGAACCCAATTGAATATGAGGGTACATATCCTCTCCCAGAGGCGCAATTAGATCGATTTTTATTAAAAATGAAAATGGGTTACCCGGACATGAAGGAGGAAATTGAAGTATTGGACCGAGCCCAAAAGGTCCGGCCAATTGATGATTTGGAGCCTGTTATTGATTTAATGGAATTAAGAGATTTGCAGGCACAAATAAAAGAAGTGCATGTAGATGATACGATAAAACGTTATATTGTTGACCTCGCTAACCGGACGAGAACACATGCTAGTGTTTATCTTGGGGTAAGTCCAAGGGGTTCGATTGCTTTAATGAAGGCCGCGCAAGCATATGCATTTATGTATGGCAGGGACTATGTTCTCCCAGATGATATTCAGTATTTAACTGGACCTGTGTTTGTACATCGGATTATTTTAAAATCTGAGGCTAAGTTTGAAGGGATTTCTGCAGAAGATGTTGTAAACCGAGTTATAGCAAGGACTCCGGTTCCAGTACAAAGGTATGTGAAGTAGGATGAGGAGCATACTCTCAGTATTGAAAAAGGTATGGAAATTAATTGTTCTGTTCCTATTAATCGGGATTACCTTTTCCTATGCTATGTTTCAGGGGGGATTTGTAAGCTGGTTTTTATTTTATAGCTTTCTCCCGTTTGCTATATATGCGCTGTCCCTTTCCTTTTACCCGCTTACTCATTTTCAAGCCGTACGTGTTTTCCAAAAAACTGAATTTAATGCGGGTGAAACATTAAAGGTTTCTATTACTATAAGTAGGAAATCAGTGTTTCCATTATTCTTTTTAGTCATTGAAGATTGTCTTAGTGATCAGCTCCTATTATTACAAGAAAGGAATAAGACGAAGGCATTCTTGTTTCCTGGCTTTCAAAAGGAGATCACTTGGGAGTATCAAGTCAATGATTTGCAGAGAGGAGAGCATTTTTTTCAGTATGTGAGGCTGAAAAGCGGGGATCCACTAGGGTTAATTGAAAAAGAAATACTAGTTCAAACAGACAATAAAATAATTGTTTATCCTGCCTATGAAGAACTCATATACAGACCGCTGGAAAACCATTTTGATCAAGGAATGACTGCGTCAAAAGAGCGTGTTCAAAGGGATACTTCAATGGCGATTGGGATTAGGGAGTACCAGCCTGGGGATCGTTTTTCATGGATTAACTGGAAGGCGACAGCGAAGCGGAATGAAATTATGACGAAGGAATTCGAACAGCGGCAATCCCATGACGTATATATTCTAATGGATTGTGCACCGAATAGTCGTTTCGAGACCATCGTTTCCTTCTCTGCTTCCATTATTCGAGCGATCCTTCAAAAAGGAGCTCAGGTTGGTTTTCTTTCTTCTGCATCTGAGCGGGTAGCTTTTCCAATTAGGGGAGGGGAAGGTCAGCAGCTGCAATTATTTTATCATCTTGCCAAGGTAAAAGATAATAGTCCTGTTTCGATTGACCGAGTCCTTGAAGTAGAAGGATTCTTACTTCAGCAAAATAACCTCATGGTCGTTACTGGACAATTGACTAGAAGCTTAATTGAAAAAGCAGGTTTACTTACATCTAAAAATAACGCAGTCACGATTTTTATCCTTAAGAATGAGGCGGAAATTCTCTCACAAAATGAGCTTGCCCTAATGTCCGCTGCCAATTCAAGAGGTTTGCGCATTGTTTTAGTTCATAAAGGGGATTTTAAAGCAGTGTTTTCGGAGGTGGCCAGAAGATGACTTCCCGAAAGGTTCCAAAGGATTTAGCCAGCTTTCTATTATATGCTTTTGGCTTCCTGCTGCTTTGGGAGTGGTTAAGACCGCTCGAACAGCTAACAGATACATCGAATATTATTATATTTATTCTTTTTATTATCGTTTCCCTATTCTTGTCTTATATAGGGGCACCTCTATTTATTAGTAGTTTTATTAAATGTGTGTTTATTGTCTTTGCCATACACTTTTTATACTTTGAGGGCTCTTTTTTTCAAACAGAATGGGTATCTCTGTTCATTAAGGATCTTCTGGAGAACATCGGAGTAGTCGTAGAGAGAGATTGGTCTAATTTGAGCAATATCTTTAGAAGCTTATTATTTTTTGTGCTTCTATGGTTATTGGCGTATTTAATTCAATATTGGCTGATTGCCAGAAGACAAATTTTTATCTTTTTCTTCATGACATTAATTTATATTACGGTTCTTGACACATTCAGTCCGTATGAAGCAGGAGCAGCAATAATAAGAACGGTTATATCTGGCTTTGCGATTATGGGTATGCTGACTTTTTACAGGCTTCTTGATAAAGAATTTGTACAAAAAAAGCCTACATTATCCCGAAAATGGATGATCCCTTTAACGATTATGATAGTTATAAGTGTTAGTTTTGGACTAGCTGCTCCAAAGGCAGAACCGATATGGCCAGACCCTGTTCCATTTTTTAAATCGTATGGAAAGGGAAGTGGAGGCGAGGGCGGCGGTGTTCGCAGTATTGGGTACGACGAGGATGATTCACGGCTTGGCGGGCCATTCATAGGGAATGATCAGCTTGTGTTTACAGCTCAGGTGGAGTCTCGTCATTATTGGAAGGTAGAAACAAAGGATATTTATACTGGTAAAGGGTGGGATACATCAGGATCTAGGGAATATAGATCTCCATTTACTGGAGAAGACGAAGTTCCTATCTTTTCGTTTTTTGAACATGATGGGGTGGAAAAAGAAGAGGAGAGAAGTATTCTAAATGCTAATATCCATGACAGGTATATTGTTTATCCTTTAGGAATTAAGAGAATTGATACACCTCTCCATCCTAACAGTACTTATTCATTGGAAAATTATACTGAAAAAATTCATTCCGCTTCGATTTTTAATTATTCCGTTGTTTTTGATGCACCGAAGTTCAGTGTAACTGCTCTAATGAAAGCAAGTGAAGGGGCAGCGATAGAAAGTGAGTTACTTGATCGATACACACAGCTTCCTGAAGAACTACCCCAAAGAGTTCGAGACTTGGCATTAGAAATAACTGCTGGAAAGAACACTTGGTACGAAAAAGCAAAAGCATTAGAAGACTATTTAAAGGGCTCCAATTTTACTTATGACCAAAAAGAGGTTGCTATCCCTGGTCCAGAAGATGATTATGTCGATCAGTTTTTATTTGATACGCAAATAGGATATTGTGATAACTTCTCTACGTCAATGGTTATCATGGCTAGATCGCTTGGGATTCCTACAAGATGGGTCAAAGGATATACAGAAGGGGAATATAAGGGACAGGCTGAAAACAACCGTAAAATTTTTGAAGTGACGAACAATAATGCCCATTCATGGGTAGAAGTGTTTTTCCCTGGTATTGGCTGGGTTCCGTTTGAACCAACGAAAAGCTTTTCAAATAGTGTTCAATTTAATTATGATTATTCTACCCAAAGTAATTCTCAGACTCCGTTAGAACAGCCAAAAAGTGAAGTGAAGGACAAGCCGGATCTATTAGAAGAAAAAGAAGAGAAAGCGTCCACTTCCTTTTCTTTTAAAAAGCTTATCAGTTCATTTAAGGTGTTTTGGGAGAAAAAATGGAAGTGGCTAGTAGGATTTATAATCGCATTAATTGTCTTGGCTTTTGTCATTTATCGTGTCCGTGGTAAATGGCTTCCCTACTACTTAGCTTTAAGATATAAATGGTCGAAGAAGGATGATAACTTCCAGCGGGCTTATTTACTATTATTACGTGAACTGAAACGCTACGGCTTGCCGCGAAAAGAAGGGCAAACATTAAGAGATTATGCAGAATACGTTGATCGTTTCTTTTCGACTACTGAAATGACCCGATTAACTGCCCGTTATGAGAAATTAATTTATCGAGGCGAATTAAATGAGGGAAGCTGGAAAGAGACAAAGAAATTGTGGGAAAATTTAATCAAAAAAACAATCGCTTGACCGGAAAAAAGACCTGTTGTTAAAATAGGTTCATTAGTGAACGAGCTATATTTAACGTAATTTTCAATCGTTCTTAAGTTAAATAATAAATTGAATGCAAATGACTTCATATATCCTCGATAATATGGTTCGAAAGTTTCTACCAGATCACCGTAAATGATTTGACTATGAAGGCAGATAATTCTGTTGTTTTATATTTATAAAAACTAGAATCTCTGCCTTCACCATTTTTATTTGGGGAGGGGATTCTGGTTTTTTCTTTTTATCGCAGATTAACGGGCAGTAAGACCCCCACTTCAAGGTTGCGAGAGAATCAAAGAAACCTAAGTGGGGGATCAACTGCCCGTAAAGGCCCGATTGGTTCAACTAACCATCAGTGGGGGATGATAGAGAACCCCCACTGATGGAAGTTTCACTTTATGAAGTATGTTTTTGCATTCAAATGGAGATTGTAAATGCGTTAATATTTATGAAACTGTGAACACTATGCATAATCATATGCATTCAAATAACTTAATGGGGTGAACTTACGTGACGGCGAAACCAGAAATGCAAGGTCAAGAAATGATTGTTGTTTTAGATTTTGGAAGTCAGTATAACCAGTTAATTACACGAAGAATTAGAGAGTTTGGTGTTTATAGTGAATTGCATCCTCATACGATTACCGCTGAGGAAATTAAAAAGATGAATCCTAAAGGAATCATTTTTTCTGGCGGTCCTAACAGCGTATACGAGGAAGGTGCTTTTCGCTGTGACGAGGAAATTTTCGAGCTTGGCTTGCCTATTTTCGGTATTTGCTATGGAATGCAATTAATGACGATGCATTTCGGTGGTAAGGTAGAAAAGGCGAAACATCGTGAATATGGTAAAGCAGAGATTAAAATTGAAAATCAATCAAAGCTATTTGCTGATTTACCGACTGTACAAACGGTTTGGATGAGTCATGGTGATTTAGTTGTTGAAGCTCCTCAAGGATTTACTGTCGATGGAATAAATCCTTCATGTCCGATTGCTGCCATGAGTAATGAAGAACGTAGTATGTATGCTGTTCAATTCCATCCAGAAGTTCTACACTCTGTATATGGAAATGATATTCTGAAGAATTTTGTTTTCGGTGTATGTGAGTGTAAAGGCGATTGGTCGATGGAGAATTTTATTGAAGTTGAAATGGAAAAAATCCGTCAAACTGTTGGAGATAAAAAAGTACTTTGCGCTTTAAGCGGCGGTGTTGATTCCTCCGTGGTAGCTGTACTTATTCATAAAGCCATTGGTGATCAGTTAACATGTATCTTTGTTGATCATGGTCTGCTTCGTAAAGAGGAAGCAGAAGGTGTTATGAAGACTTTTGCAGAAGGCTTCCATATGAATGTCATTAAGGTTGACGCACAAGAGCGCTTCTTAAGTAAGCTAAAGGGCGTAGCTGATCCAGAACAGAAGCGTAAGATTATTGGAAATGAATTTATTTATGTCTTTGATGATGAGGCAGCTAAGCTTGAGGGTATTGAGTTTTTAGCGCAAGGAACACTTTATACAGATATTATCGAAAGCGGCACAGCGACTGCTCAAACAATCAAGTCCCATCATAATGTGGGCGGACTTCCAGAAGATATGCAATTTACGTTAATTGAGCCATTAAACACTTTATTTAAAGATGAAGTAAGAGCATTAGGAACAGAGCTAGGAATTCCAGATGAAATTGTTTGGAGACAACCATTCCCAGGTCCTGGTCTAGGTATCCGTGTTCTTGGAGAAATCTCTGATGATAAACTTGAAATCGTTCGTGAATCAGATTTTATTTTACGCGACGAAATCAAAAAGGCAGGACTTGACCGTGATGTATGGCAATATTTCACTGTACTGCCTAACATCAGAAGTGTAGGCGTTATGGGAGATGCTCGTACTTATGACTACACGATCGGCATACGTGCCGTAACTTCCATTGATGGAATGACATCTGACTGGGCAAGAATTCCTTGGGATGTACTTGAAGTTATTTCATCGCGAATTGTAAACGAAGTAGCTCATGTAAACCGTGTTGTGTACGATATTACAAGCAAGCCGCCAGCTACAATTGAGTGGGAGTAATAATAAAATACGAACAATACAAAAAACGGACATAATAATGTTCGTTTTTTGTATTGACGGACTTTTGTCCTACTGGTAAAATAAAAGTGAATTAAATATTGTTATATTACGTCGTATAATGTTGGGGATATGGCCCAAAAGTTTCTACCGAGCTACCGGAAATAGCTTGACTACGAGGTAAGTGTAATAGAATCGGGTATTGTTAACTGTCCTTATTAATTCTAATTTTCCCGTTTACTACTGCGCAGCCTCAACGTCAACGTTCCGGATAATGTCTGGAGCGTTTTTTTGTGCTTAGTGAAATTTAAAGTAACAAACCTTTTCTAGGAGGAAAAAAGATGAAAAAGTATTTCCAGTTTGAAGAACTTGGAACAAACTATCGCAGAGAATTTTTAGGTGGTCTAACTACATTTTTGGCAATGGCCTATATTTTGGTTGTCAATCCGATGACTTTAACTCTTCAAACAGTACCAGACTTTCCAGATTCACTACGAATGGATTATGGTGCAGTGTTTGTTGCAACTGCATTATCTGCTGCTGTAGGTTCTATCATTATGGGACTAGTAGCAAAGTATCCATTAAGTCTTGCGCCGGGGCTTGGATTAAATGCGTTCTTTGCTTATACTGTTGTACTAGTTAATGGAAGCCCGTGGCAGCATGCACTAGCAGCAGTTTTTATTTCAGGAGTATTCTTTTTACTTTTAACCCTTACTGGGCTTCGTGAAAAATTAATAAATGCCATTCCGATTGAGTTAAAATTAGCAGTTGGGGCGGGAATTGGAATATTTATTGCATTTATCGGACTGCAAAATGCAGGAATTATCGTCAATAATGATGCTACGCTTGTAGGCTTAGGAGACTTTACTAACGGCAATACATTACTAGCTATCTTCGGCTTAATTGTTACTGTTATTTTGATGGTGAAGGGAATTAAAGGCGGCGTATTTTATGGAATGGTTATCACCACAATAGTAGGTATGGTCTTCCAATTAATCGAGGTTCCTACTCAAGTTGTAGATAAGGTTCCAAGTCTTGAACCAACTTTCGGTGCTTTATTTTCCTCTTTTGGAGACAGTTCATTTTATACAACAACAATGCTTGGAGTTATATTAACCTTTTTATTTGTAGATTTTTTTGATAATGCAGGAACATTAGTTGCTGTTGCAAACCAAGCAGGATTTGTGAAAGATAATAAACTGCCACGTGCAGGAAAAGCGCTTATTTCGGATTCGATTGCTACAATTGCTGGATCGATTTTTGGAACATCAACGGTCACTTCCTTTGTAGAATCTTCTGCAGGGGTAGCTGCTGGAGCAAGAACGGGATTTGCTTCACTTGTTACTGCGGCACTTTTTATTCTTTCTATATTCTTCTACCCATTATTATCTGTAATCACACCACCAGTTACTGCACCTGCATTAATAATTGTTGGAGTATTAATGGTTTCATCTTTAGGGAAGATTGATTGGTCGAAATTCGAGATTGCCGTTCCATCATTTTTTACGATGATTGCAATGCCGCTTACTTATAGTATTGCAACAGGAATCGCAGTTGGATTTATCTTTTATCCAATTACAATGATCGTAAAAGGACGTACGAAAGAAATCCATCCAATCATGTATTTCTTCTTTGTTATATTTGTTCTTTACTTCATTTTCTTATAATATCTTGCAAAGCTTCAGTGCCTATGAATAGGTTCCTGAAGCTTTTTTCATTTATCCAAAGCATATGAATCGCCTTACTCATGTGTGGCCGGGTTTTTATTGGTTAAAATTGGAGAGAGGAAACATAAATAAATTTCACGTTTTTTGTTGACGCCTATATGTAGGCGGTGGTATTATATAAAAACAGTCGCTGACATGTTAACAACATTTTGATAGTAAAAAAAGTTGTTGACACCGCGATTTAAAAATGATATATTAATAAAGTCGCTTCTGAGCGATAATATTGATAGAAACATTGTTCTTTGAAAACTGAACGAACAAAAACGTCAACGTTTATTTTTTAGTCTTTTTATTAAAAAGACACTATGAGCTAATCAACTCACAATTTATTGGAGAGTTTGATCCTGGCTCAGGACGAACGCTGGCGGCGTGCCTAATACATGCAAGTCGAGCGGACTTGTGAGAGCTTGCTCTCGCAAGTTAGCGGCGGACGGGTGAGTAACACGTGGGCAACCTGCCTGTAAGACTGGGATAACTTCGGGAAACCGGAGCTAATACCGGATAATTCTTTCCTACACATGTAGGGAAGCTGAAAGATGGCTTCGGCTATCACTTACAGATGGGCCCGCGGCGCATTAGCTAGTTGGTGAGGTAACGGCTCACCAAGGCAACGATGCGTAGCCGACCTGAGAGGGTGATCGGCCACACTGGGACTGAGACACGGCCCAGACTCCTACGGGAGGCAGCAGTAGGGAATCTTCCGCAATGGACGAAAGTCTGACGGAGCAACGCCGCGTGAGTGATGAAGGTTTTCGGATCGTAAAACTCTGTTGTTAGGGAAGAACAAGTACCGTTCGAATAGGGCGGTACCTTGACGGTACCTAACCAGAAAGCCACGGCTAACTACGTGCCAGCAGCCGCGGTAATACGTAGGTGGCAAGCGTTGTCCGGAATTATTGGGCGTAAAGCGCGCGCAGGTGGTTCCTTAAGTCTGATGTGAAAGCCCACGGCTCAACCGTGGAGGGTCATTGGAAACTGGGGAACTTGAGTGCAGAAGAGGAAAGTGGAATTCCACGTGTAGCGGTGAAATGCGTAGAGATGTGGAGGAACACCAGTGGCGAAGGCGACTTTCTGGTCTGTAACTGACACTGAGGCGCGAAAGCGTGGGGAGCGAACAGGATTAGATACCCTGGTAGTCCACGCCGTAAACGATGAGTGCTAAGTGTTAGGGGGTTTCCG from Cytobacillus dafuensis encodes:
- a CDS encoding DUF4129 domain-containing transglutaminase family protein; translation: MTSRKVPKDLASFLLYAFGFLLLWEWLRPLEQLTDTSNIIIFILFIIVSLFLSYIGAPLFISSFIKCVFIVFAIHFLYFEGSFFQTEWVSLFIKDLLENIGVVVERDWSNLSNIFRSLLFFVLLWLLAYLIQYWLIARRQIFIFFFMTLIYITVLDTFSPYEAGAAIIRTVISGFAIMGMLTFYRLLDKEFVQKKPTLSRKWMIPLTIMIVISVSFGLAAPKAEPIWPDPVPFFKSYGKGSGGEGGGVRSIGYDEDDSRLGGPFIGNDQLVFTAQVESRHYWKVETKDIYTGKGWDTSGSREYRSPFTGEDEVPIFSFFEHDGVEKEEERSILNANIHDRYIVYPLGIKRIDTPLHPNSTYSLENYTEKIHSASIFNYSVVFDAPKFSVTALMKASEGAAIESELLDRYTQLPEELPQRVRDLALEITAGKNTWYEKAKALEDYLKGSNFTYDQKEVAIPGPEDDYVDQFLFDTQIGYCDNFSTSMVIMARSLGIPTRWVKGYTEGEYKGQAENNRKIFEVTNNNAHSWVEVFFPGIGWVPFEPTKSFSNSVQFNYDYSTQSNSQTPLEQPKSEVKDKPDLLEEKEEKASTSFSFKKLISSFKVFWEKKWKWLVGFIIALIVLAFVIYRVRGKWLPYYLALRYKWSKKDDNFQRAYLLLLRELKRYGLPRKEGQTLRDYAEYVDRFFSTTEMTRLTARYEKLIYRGELNEGSWKETKKLWENLIKKTIA
- a CDS encoding NCS2 family permease — translated: MKKYFQFEELGTNYRREFLGGLTTFLAMAYILVVNPMTLTLQTVPDFPDSLRMDYGAVFVATALSAAVGSIIMGLVAKYPLSLAPGLGLNAFFAYTVVLVNGSPWQHALAAVFISGVFFLLLTLTGLREKLINAIPIELKLAVGAGIGIFIAFIGLQNAGIIVNNDATLVGLGDFTNGNTLLAIFGLIVTVILMVKGIKGGVFYGMVITTIVGMVFQLIEVPTQVVDKVPSLEPTFGALFSSFGDSSFYTTTMLGVILTFLFVDFFDNAGTLVAVANQAGFVKDNKLPRAGKALISDSIATIAGSIFGTSTVTSFVESSAGVAAGARTGFASLVTAALFILSIFFYPLLSVITPPVTAPALIIVGVLMVSSLGKIDWSKFEIAVPSFFTMIAMPLTYSIATGIAVGFIFYPITMIVKGRTKEIHPIMYFFFVIFVLYFIFL
- the guaA gene encoding glutamine-hydrolyzing GMP synthase, which gives rise to MQGQEMIVVLDFGSQYNQLITRRIREFGVYSELHPHTITAEEIKKMNPKGIIFSGGPNSVYEEGAFRCDEEIFELGLPIFGICYGMQLMTMHFGGKVEKAKHREYGKAEIKIENQSKLFADLPTVQTVWMSHGDLVVEAPQGFTVDGINPSCPIAAMSNEERSMYAVQFHPEVLHSVYGNDILKNFVFGVCECKGDWSMENFIEVEMEKIRQTVGDKKVLCALSGGVDSSVVAVLIHKAIGDQLTCIFVDHGLLRKEEAEGVMKTFAEGFHMNVIKVDAQERFLSKLKGVADPEQKRKIIGNEFIYVFDDEAAKLEGIEFLAQGTLYTDIIESGTATAQTIKSHHNVGGLPEDMQFTLIEPLNTLFKDEVRALGTELGIPDEIVWRQPFPGPGLGIRVLGEISDDKLEIVRESDFILRDEIKKAGLDRDVWQYFTVLPNIRSVGVMGDARTYDYTIGIRAVTSIDGMTSDWARIPWDVLEVISSRIVNEVAHVNRVVYDITSKPPATIEWE